The following coding sequences lie in one Rutidosis leptorrhynchoides isolate AG116_Rl617_1_P2 chromosome 4, CSIRO_AGI_Rlap_v1, whole genome shotgun sequence genomic window:
- the LOC139842403 gene encoding uncharacterized protein: MTSQGSNEVGSSSNFEVGSTSTHVGVVGKSKDYRVIKGGKKMKTKTSGGPENGKKEKDKCEWVLLVSKVQPSETWQVKTYNPIHECLQTRDIKHCTSHFLSKKLLEELPSNPKIPTKAVRAKYEASLGINITHMKAYRALREATGIIQGDYKEQYSHIRNCALELKRSNPDITVRYQHESAQPNDPTRVFKRIYICLGPLKKGFAVLGRDLIGLDGCFMKQPAQGHILTAVGVDSNNGIYPVAFAIVEQECYSSWKWFLEWLGQDLNLESNSNYTFISDRQKGLLNAVEELFPCAEHRFSYKNHLWRCASATTVPEFELAMNQLKEFNKDCHKWLTDIPPHQWARSHFSGRAVSDVLLSNMCEVFNRWLIDARDKPIVTALEYIREYLMKRIVNVLKHQSKCDGPLTPAATKTFEKIKEKASQCSILWNGGQQYQVTGPHGRQCVVDMGRRECACRKWELTGMPCKHAVASLNNMAFNNQQVGVPEEWVHQVYWLMRWKETYKFHIVPLNGKSMWPKSNDPTKILPPLKIATVGRPKNNRRKSAEEISEMNEKGKLSRKGKSKQCGKCGTYGHNKRGCPNEASTCVGTKTSSKRKRGKGAQSQTNDAAGLM, from the exons ATGACTAGTCAAGGTTCAAATGAGGTGGGGTCAAGTAGTAACTTTGAGGTGGGGTCTACTAGCACCCATGTGGGGGTAGTTGGGAAATCAAAAGATTACAGAGTTATTAAAGGTGGTAAAAAGATGAAAACAAAAACAAGTGGGGGACCAGAAAATGGCAAGAAGGAAAAAGACAAATGTGAATGGGTTCTTCTTGTTTCCAAGGTACAACCAAGTGAAACATGGCAAGTCAAAACTTACAACCCTATTCATGAATGTCTTCAAACCAGAGATATTAAGCATTGTACATCTCATTTCCTGTCAAAGAAATTGCTTGAGGAACTGCCATCAAACCCAAAGATTCCAACAAAAGCAGTTAGGGCAAAATATGAGGCAAGTCTTGGAATAAATATCACCCACATGAAAGCATACAGAGCTTTGAGAGAGGCAACTGGTATTATCCAAGGGGATTATAAGGAGCAGTATTCACATATAAGAAACTGTGCTTTAGAACTCAAAAGATCTAATCCAGATATAACAGTTAGATACCAACATGAGTCTGCACAACCCAATGATCCCACAAGGGTTTTTAAGAGAATTTATATTTGTTTAGGACCACTAAAGAAAGGTTTTGCAGTGTTAGGTAGAGATTTGATAGGTCTAGATGGATGTTTTATGAAACAACCTGCACAAGGTCATATTCTAACTGCTGTTGGGGTGGATTCCAACAATGGCATATATCCAGTTGCATTTGCCATTGTTGAACAGGAATGTTACTCATCATGGAAGTGGTTCTTGGAGTGGTTAGGGCAAGATCTTAATCTTGAATCAAATTCAAATTACACCTTCATTTCTGATAGACAAAAG GGTCTGTTGAATGCTGTTGAAGAATTGTTTCCTTGTGCTGAGCACAGATTCT CTTACAAAAATCATTTGTGGAGGTGTGCATCTGCAACTACTGTACCAGAATTTGAGCTAGCAATGAATCAGCTAAAGGAATTCAATAAAGATTGCCACAAATGGTTGACTGATATTCCTCCTCATCAATGGGCAAGGAGTCACTTTTCAG GAAGAGCTGTTTCAGATGTCCTGCTAAGCAACATGTGTGAGGTCTTCAATAGATGGCTTATAGATGCAAGAGATAAGCCAATAGTGACTGCTTTGGAATACATAAGAGAATATTTAATGAAGAGGATTGTCAATGTTTTGAAGCACCAATCTAAATGTGATGGACCATTAACACCTGCTGCAACAAAAACCTTTGAAAAGATCAAGGAAAAAGCATCTCAGTGTTCTATTTTATGGAATGGTGGACAACAATATCAAGTAACTGGGCCCCATGGTAGACAATGTGTTGTGGATATGGGAAGGAGAGAATGTGCATGTAGGAAATGGGAATTAACTGGAATGCCATGTAAACATGCAGTGGCATCTTTAAACAACATGGCATTCAATAATCAGCAAGTAGGAGTGCCTGAAGAATGGGTTCATCAAGTATACTGGTTAATGAGATGGAAGGAGACTTACAAGTTTCACATTGTACCATTGAATGGTAAATCAATGTGGCCTAAATCAAATGATCCAACAAAGATATTACCACCCTTGAAGATAGCTACTGTAGGTAGGCCTAAAAATAACAGGAGGAAGTCTGCTGAGGAAATTTCAGAGATGAATGAAAAGGGAAAACTTTCAAGAAAAGGTAAGTCAAAACAATGTGGGAAGTGTGGCACATATGGACACAATAAAAGGGGCTGCCCAAATGAAGCATCAACATGTGTTGGAACAAAAACAAGTTCAAAGAGGAAAAGGGGGAAAGGGGCTCAATCCCAGACTAATGATGCAGCAG GTCTGATGTAA